One part of the Carassius gibelio isolate Cgi1373 ecotype wild population from Czech Republic chromosome B6, carGib1.2-hapl.c, whole genome shotgun sequence genome encodes these proteins:
- the rbm19 gene encoding LOW QUALITY PROTEIN: probable RNA-binding protein 19 (The sequence of the model RefSeq protein was modified relative to this genomic sequence to represent the inferred CDS: inserted 2 bases in 1 codon; deleted 1 base in 1 codon; substituted 4 bases at 4 genomic stop codons) has translation MQCHREPQTKAASAENSDSAKKEEEEEEDEEEXTFLPGSTLIILNLNFNTSEETLLETFSKCGVVKSCTISKKSDKAGKXSSMGYGFVXYETPEAAQKAMRQLQQYKVDEHQLELKISEREVKXMWCSQREKKQTARKQMTSKILVRNIPFQATVKELRELFCMFGELKTVSLLKKGIGGAHRGFGFIDSLTXQDAEKAFTALGHSTHLYDRRLVLGVGGCKETVDDCAQHFPCKSVHKSVLSSTLSAAPKKRRKAEVLEGISEQMEVGEEDVA, from the exons ATGCAATGTCACAGAG AGCCTCAAACAAAAGCTGCATCTGCTGAGAACAGTGACTCAGCTAaaaaggaagaagaggaggaggaggatgaggaaga caCATTTTTGCCCGGCTCGACTCTCATCATTTTA AACCTCAACTTTAACACATCAGAGGAAACATTGCTGGAG ACATTTTCTAAATGCGGTGTGGTGAAAAGCTGCACAATATCAAAGAAGAGTGATAAAGCAG GTAAATGATCTTCAATGGGTTATGGCTTTGTGTGATACGAAACTCCAGAGGCAGCACAGAAAGCCATGAGACAGCTGCAG CAGTATAAAGTAGATGAACACCAGCTTGAGCTGAAAATATCAGAAAGAGAAGTCAAGTAA ATGTGGTGCAGCCAAAGAGAAAAAAAGCAAACTGCCAGGAAACAGATGACCTCGAAGATCCTGGTGCGAAACATCCCCTTCCAGGCCACGGTCAAAGAACTGCGAGAACTCTTCTG tATGTTTGGAGAACTGAAGACCGTCAGCCTGCTAAAGAAAGGGATCGGTGGAGCTCACCGTGGTTTTGGCTTCATTGACTCCCTCACTTAACAGGATGCCGAG AAAGCTTTCACAGCGCTGGGTCACAGTACCCATCTTTACGACAGGAGGCTGGTGTTGGGAGTGGGCGGATGCAAGGAGACTGTGGATGACTGTGCACAGCACTTTCCATG caAATCTGTGCACAAATCTGTCCTCTCGTCGACTCTCTCAGCTGCTCCTAAGAAGCGGAGGAAGGCGGAGGTGTTAGAGGGAATCTCGGAGCAGATGGAGGTCGGGGAGGAAGACGTGGCGTGA